aaaaatattataaaaatactgGGAACGTGATATCTCTCAAATAAATAACCATGGATTTCTGTTAGGTGCAAGACATAACAAAATTACTTCCCCCCTCACTGAAATGTGAGTATAAAATTCTTTTATGGATACACATACATTTGCCAACACGATATGACTAATTTACACATTTGTTAACATGTGATTAAATTACATCATTTACACATATCCACTActaaaacttaatgaaagatAATTTAACCAAGAAAAGACAATATGCTTTAGTGTTCaattaaacaattgattaaaataaaagggTCATATTAATAGATGTTCTTAGGATAAATGTTAATAAATCATGATAAGAAATTTTTAACacaacttttatgaaaaatataaataattaataaaaatatatattgttttataattctcctaataaaatatttataaaaatagctCTTAAACCAaggtattaattaattaattaattaatatttctctaaaataaataaCCATGGATTTCTTATTTGTGcaaaacaaaattactttttttaaaaaaaatattttttgttgaaaagaaaatatgtataGTTATTTTACTGATATAAGTTTGCCAACACACTTTAACACAATTTACATGTATGTTAAAGTGTGATTGAATTATATCATTTACACAAGTccattattaaatttaataatccTGTTTAATTTGTATCAAAATATGTGTACAAACCAAAATTCTCAAACGGTATTATGTGGTTGAAATTgagagtcaaaaaaaaaaaaacttttaatcttaactagtaaataaaattagataaaaaataattaaaaagttaaaattaaaaagtgaatatgataaaaaaaaatttgtaaaagaagAGAGTGGTAATTGCAACGTATCTCAATTCCTGTGAAACAGTCCAATTACActtattaattttcttgatttgaCATGCATCAATTTTATGTACGGACTTCTTACAAGGTAACACGTGGCCTACATCACTACTAACTACGGTGGTGACGTGTTTATTACTCGACCAGTTCCTTAATGACGCACGCAATCCAGACctccattttctctttttccgtTCAATTCCATCAGATCAGCCTAATCAAACGGTCAAGGTCTTGCCGTCCATAGGACCATTAAGAACTCCACAAAACCCAGATAAGGCTCTGACGTAACATTTTTAATACGCTTCACATTTTCGCCGACGCTTCTAGAACagaaaaaattttagataaagCAATCTATGtgttgtcaattttttttttttttttaagattcagATACTtgattatttaactaaaaatacttGAGTATTAGATAGTctaattaatgaaatttctaATGATGGTATAagagatttaaaatttaatttttgtctatactaaaaattgattagtatCTTAATCTGACATTAAGGAGTGAGCATCATATATTGAAactctgtaaaaaaaaaaaaactaataattcattttcattttatatatataaaaataaaaatcacatgcaataattataaaatggtAACTTAAAGGATAACACCTCAATAATGTAGGTAAATCTTGCCCTTAGAACGataaatgagaaaaaagtaatttacgttgcaaatttaaattaaaacaaataataattaactattttttttaaatgctgtTGAAGATATaattgtggggactaaaaggacttAAGTAAGTACTTAGaccttgggctttattgatgggcgctagtttgttttagactaaaaatCTCTAGAGCTGCAGGTCGGCCCATaggtcgagagtccgaggattcgtccgaggacaaGTCTTTCCTCGGACGGACCTGCGAAGACCCTgagattcgccaaaaagatcaaggcagtgtTTTGGACGAACTGTTAgttaagagggggatctaaATACTTTCTAGACGCCACGGAGTGaaagaaatatcttaggaaaaggctgctacctccacattaaagaccctacatctacctccctggtcgcattaatggagaaatgatcCTTGAacagtagaagtcagccttcttgttatcatttgaagacttccagagggtggtggatgggacaggtgtctaatagggtaaTTTGCGTTACATGtagataaagagggaagaagaagaagtatttaaggagggagaGAGGTGACTGAGGAAGGAGGAAGAACTGtaacttttgaaagaaaaaagaaaaataatatacataaatcatcctcggcttacgtccgaggaggttcatttgcccTATTTGTCCATTGTTTGCAAATACAGTAACATTCTAGCTTGTTCATCAAACTTCGAACACTACTAAACTAGATtgcaagcccacactctacaaattttattgtttaaggctcattgggcttgagcccacgtgtgtttttgggtccaggtgcaattgtgcacttacaataataatcatcattttttttaatttgcaatATGGGACCTGATAGGACTGACGAAATCAACCACAGACGAGGTTAACAAGACAGACGAGACCGCTCCCATAGACGAGTTTAACCAAATGTCCACGTCACTGACAAAGATGTTGGGATCATTCAATGCCGTCAATAATGTCTCGGGTGGTTACGAGACCAGCTAGACAGACCATTGAGAACATATTAAATCTCATTAGTCAGCAGGAAACGTTATCAAGAAAGACATTAACACCACAACATCAACCACAATGGCTAGAATCcagaacaacatatataaagtcCTCACATCGCCAGCATGAGGGACAGACATATAATCAGCAGGTATACTAAATTATTTTAGGATATTTTTCTAAGAATTCCTCGATATTGACATTGGCATCAGAGGCGTTGTGGCAGACACCACACTGGTGAGCATTTTAGTGAGCTCTTACCTCTACTGTGACGCAGAAGAGTGTCCGGCCCCATTTGGACAAACTCACTGCAACTAATGAACTTTTGCTTCATCAGGACCCATCAATGGAAAAACTAAAACCCAAACCATCGATCACGTGAGCGAGTGTCAttagttgaaattttataaaaaaactaaaaatatactttcattctataaaaaaaattcacatgtcaaaattttaaagtaataaCTTAAAGAATATTACCTAAATAATGTAGGTAAATCTTGCCCTAGGAACAATGAATGAGAAAAAATTATCTTACATtgtgaatttaaataaaaacaaataataatttacattttttttaaatgttgtcgAAGTTATAAtaattaccattatttttttaatttgcaatATGAGATCTATTATTGGAAAAACTAAAACCTAAAGTATCGGACACGTCAAAAGCAGACGTTATAGGTAgaacttttctcaaaaaatgcacttttattttataaaaaaaaaaaaaaaacatatcagTGTCACACAAAGAATAACACCTAAATAATTTCGGTAAATCTAGCCCTCAGAACAATGAATGAGAGaaaagtaatttatttattattatttttttggttaaaaggacataattaaaacaaactatGAGGCCAAAATGGCTAAGTTCGCAGCAGCTGCAAGCCTACAATAGTTAACCCATTAACATAGAGCATAACATAACAACTCTTTAACAAAGTTTGGGGCTGAAtcaaaaatacaataattaccattcttttttaatttgcaaTATGGACCCATCAACCGAAAAACTAAAACCCAAAGCATCGGTCACGTCAGCAACGAGAGTGACCCGTGGGTCCCACACCgaaaactctttttctttaattctcaAATCCGCGACTCTCCGCCACatcagtttctctctctctctcacacaaaaaCACAGTCTCTCTCTAAAATCTCTCTCTATGTGAAAGACTCTTTGATATCCAAATCAACAATGGAATCTACCAGCTACCGTCACCGGCGTTCACCGTCGAGTGATCGATTTCTCACTGTGTTCTCTTTCTCTCCACCGTCTTCCGCCGGCGTAGGCGGTGGAGACGAGCTCAACGAAGCTGAAGTGTTTTGGACCAATGACTTCACGGACGACGATCACAATCGTCCTCGTTTAGCTAACAAGTTACAGAAATCAACGAGCTCTGGAATCCTCGCGGCGTTGCCGGAATCCGATAACCGGTCCCAGAATTTCCGAGACGGACCGGTTCTGTGCCGCAAGCCATCAATCTCCGCGATTCCGGCGATCCCGAGGCCGCCGGAGAGAGAGCTCTCTCAGGCTCTAAACTGCAACTGGAAATTCCAGAACGAGCAGAACCAGAGCCCGCAGCTTCACCGGCAGTCGGCTCCGATGAAGGTTCCGGTGCTGTCGAAAGCGATGGCGACGAAGAATCGGAGCAGACTGATTGCCGATTACGTGGCGGCGGACGATTTGGACGAGGACGAGATGTTGCCGCCGCACGAGATTGTGGCGCGAGGCTACGGAATGTCGCCGAAGACGACGTTTTCGGTTCTTGAAGGAGTTGGTAGGACTCTCAAAGGGAGGGATCTACGCCAGGTCAGAAATGCCATCTGGCGCAAAACTGGTTTTCTTgattaactctctctctctctgactttATGTTTTGGTACCACAGTTTTTATGGGTAGgaattttttgctttgttttttttgttttttaaaaagaaagcaCATGGGGGTTGGTTCTATCTATAACTATAAGGACTTTTTTGAGTATATGtcatataatatatagatattGGACAAGGAAGACTATTATCTATCATGAAATTAAAGTTATGTAAGTGTATAAGAAGTGAGGTCTTGTTAGTTTTTATGGTTATTTTTCTTCTATACAATTCTCTAATTGGGGTATGAGTCATGGAGGCATatgctttttttgttgttgttgttggctTCATTATGTTGAAAAACACTTCAAGAAATGTGGGGTTTTTTATTGGATTAACATGTGCGTTTAGATAATTTACTCGTAGTTAAAATTTACCCGCCAAGAGCTTTGTAGTTCGGtgacaattttaaaattcagcAGCGAAGATATTTGTACTGTAATTAAAGTTTACTGGCGAAGAGTTCTGTAGTTTAATGAGGATAGTCTGGTTTATGGTGCACGAGAACTTAAGTTCATTCCCCTTTGCCACTTGtggtaaaaaaattacaacaaaaaagcAAATAAGCCCGAATGTTCTTGGGGGAATAGCTTTTTTAAAAGCTCAGTGAATTAAGCTAACTTTACTACTTCATAAAAGGGATGAAGATATTGATGCTGCGTGTGGCACAAAAAAAGGCTttggagtttttatttatttatttcagtGTTAGTTAGAAGAAAAACGCAAACGTGaattgaatttggttttttttttttttttttgttttgtttaattgatgGTAGAATGGTAGGTTTTAGAAGCCTTGGAACAATTGTGATGATGGCAATTGGTAACTGCAAAATTTGTGAAAGTTAGGTGGAGATGAGGAAATGCTAGTTTTATGTAGGATGATGAAGCTGTTGTGTTGTGTCTTGCGTGTGCTTCTGTCTTATTCTTCTTTCactcggttttttttttttttttgtttttttgtttttgttttttttttgggcttattgACTGTCAGCGTCAAATAAAAAGATTTGTGGAACTTTTAACTGAAGTTTGGTACAGTATACGCGTAGCCTTATCCATACGTGACAAAAGAAATCGTGATTGTTCCAAAGGAAAGCAAGGACTTTTGATTATGTTACTATTATTAGTCAATTAGTGGATTTGGATAGGGTGCAATTGCTAGGTATTTCACCCGGTGCAGTTACCCCCATCCTTTCTCACAAATGTTTTTCTACAGCTTTCACTTTATaaagtttactt
This genomic stretch from Castanea sativa cultivar Marrone di Chiusa Pesio chromosome 9, ASM4071231v1 harbors:
- the LOC142609815 gene encoding protein S40-7-like, with protein sequence MESTSYRHRRSPSSDRFLTVFSFSPPSSAGVGGGDELNEAEVFWTNDFTDDDHNRPRLANKLQKSTSSGILAALPESDNRSQNFRDGPVLCRKPSISAIPAIPRPPERELSQALNCNWKFQNEQNQSPQLHRQSAPMKVPVLSKAMATKNRSRLIADYVAADDLDEDEMLPPHEIVARGYGMSPKTTFSVLEGVGRTLKGRDLRQVRNAIWRKTGFLD